TGTGGATATGGATACACATGCTGAATTGGAGGGCCAGTAATAAGATCCTTGGGAGTGGCTACTATGCTTTGAGGGACTGGTGCATCAACTGTACTAATTTCTTTTCCTCCTCCATTATTAGGAGGAGCAGAACCACCGTTTTCccccttgttcttcttcttctttttctttttcttctttttaccaccttcaccgccaccaccacttccaCTAGCATCTCCACACACATCATCATCACAATGATCTGAATCCTCACCAGCAGCATCTATACAATCCTCATTGGAACCACCATCACCCACTGGTTCACTATTCTTTTGGTTTTCCTTCTCCTTATTTTTAGTGTCACCACCCTTGGATTTTTCAAGCTTCTTATCTTTCTTCTCAGCAGGCAATTCTGGCCAAAGCTCCACTGATTTCCCTGATCTTGTGAGCCTCCTAATGAGAGTCTCAGCATCCACGTTACCAGTG
This is a stretch of genomic DNA from Lotus japonicus ecotype B-129 chromosome 1, LjGifu_v1.2. It encodes these proteins:
- the LOC130731124 gene encoding heavy metal-associated isoprenylated plant protein 36-like — encoded protein: MAPKPAEEEAPRGETLKYQTWVLKVLIHCDGCTKRVKKILQGIDGVYTTEIDPRQHKVIVTGNVDAETLIRRLTRSGKSVELWPELPAEKKDKKLEKSKGGDTKNKEKENQKNSEPVGDGGSNEDCIDAAGEDSDHCDDDVCGDASGSGGGGEGGKKKKKKKKKKNKGENGGSAPPNNGGGKEISTVDAPVPQSIVATPKDLITGPPIQHVYPYPHMYYSPPPPPAPAYGLSYNTSYPVSSASYSVGAPMVMPMHAYSAAYPPLPPPPPPSDPIKHYGDDDDDEYQGGFCSIM